The Pseudarthrobacter sp. NS4 genome includes a window with the following:
- the folP gene encoding dihydropteroate synthase: MDSLAAAPGTGPATSPLPILRKPRPAARFEDLPTDRTLVMGILNVTPDSFSDGGRHASADTAIAAGLRMFYAGADIIDVGGESTRPGAEDVSPDEEQHRVIPVIEALVKAGALVSIDTTHAATAAAAVEAGAAIINDISGLSIEPEMVELVAASKVPYILTHRRGDARTMNSLAEYADVAGEVVAELAGVRDKLYAAGVSQEQIIIDPGLGFAKNDAQNWELLQNLDQLESLGHKVLVGASRKRFLGTLLTVAGKSAAPEERDAATAAITAISAYRGAWAVRVHDVGPSLDAVKVAARMAALPKTQ; encoded by the coding sequence ATGGACTCACTAGCTGCAGCCCCGGGAACCGGGCCCGCAACTTCGCCGCTGCCCATCCTGCGTAAACCGCGGCCGGCCGCGCGCTTCGAAGACCTGCCCACGGACCGCACCCTGGTCATGGGAATCCTGAACGTCACGCCCGATTCCTTCAGCGACGGCGGCAGGCACGCCTCCGCGGACACCGCCATCGCCGCGGGCCTGCGCATGTTTTACGCCGGTGCGGACATCATCGACGTCGGGGGTGAATCCACCCGGCCAGGCGCTGAAGATGTCAGCCCGGATGAGGAACAGCACCGCGTCATCCCCGTCATTGAAGCGCTGGTGAAGGCCGGCGCCCTGGTCAGCATCGACACCACCCATGCCGCCACGGCTGCAGCCGCGGTGGAAGCCGGCGCCGCCATCATCAATGACATTTCGGGCCTCAGCATCGAACCTGAAATGGTGGAACTCGTGGCTGCCTCAAAGGTTCCGTATATCCTCACCCACCGCCGCGGCGACGCACGCACCATGAATTCCCTTGCGGAATACGCCGACGTGGCAGGGGAAGTAGTGGCGGAACTCGCCGGAGTGCGGGACAAGCTCTACGCCGCCGGCGTCAGCCAGGAACAGATCATCATCGACCCGGGTTTGGGCTTCGCCAAGAACGACGCCCAGAACTGGGAACTGCTGCAGAACCTGGACCAGTTGGAAAGCCTGGGCCACAAGGTCCTGGTGGGGGCATCCCGCAAGCGGTTCCTTGGCACCCTGCTCACCGTGGCCGGCAAGTCCGCTGCCCCGGAGGAACGGGACGCCGCCACAGCTGCGATCACCGCCATCAGTGCCTATCGCGGCGCCTGGGCGGTCCGCGTGCACGATGTCGGCCCCAGCCTTGACGCCGTCAAGGTTGCCGCCCGCATGGCCGCACTACCCAAAACGCAGTAG
- a CDS encoding DUF3180 domain-containing protein, whose product MKPINPLRLVLIGTILAVAGWSATVITSRYSVATPVLPATALATMGVIVAITLILGIRVLRWRNSVKPNSTAKKTMLDPLLAARTLVLAQACAYAGTVLLGWHVGIFLDQLRIWSLRSDQGITWLALAMAGGGLVMIVVGLLVERFCRIPPEDGDAKGVDGKPGRAVRGETAGEGEYAYRGD is encoded by the coding sequence ATGAAGCCCATCAATCCGCTGCGCCTGGTGCTGATCGGCACCATCCTCGCCGTCGCAGGCTGGTCGGCCACCGTCATCACCAGCCGGTACAGCGTGGCCACCCCCGTCCTGCCGGCAACTGCGCTGGCCACGATGGGCGTGATTGTCGCCATCACACTGATCCTGGGTATCCGGGTCCTGAGGTGGCGCAACAGCGTCAAGCCCAACAGCACCGCGAAGAAGACCATGCTGGATCCGCTCCTCGCTGCCCGCACCCTGGTCCTCGCGCAGGCGTGCGCCTACGCCGGCACTGTGCTGCTGGGCTGGCACGTGGGCATCTTCCTCGACCAACTCCGGATCTGGAGCCTCCGCAGTGACCAGGGCATCACCTGGCTCGCCCTTGCCATGGCCGGCGGAGGACTGGTGATGATCGTGGTTGGCCTGCTGGTGGAGCGGTTCTGCAGGATTCCGCCCGAGGACGGCGATGCCAAGGGCGTTGACGGCAAACCCGGGCGCGCGGTCCGGGGAGAAACCGCGGGGGAAGGCGAATATGCATACCGAGGCGATTGA
- a CDS encoding PH domain-containing protein encodes MHTEAIDPPGIVWQRVSPKYVTVRLVQWALGNLVTVLILSLPLLFVLLDAWAWPPLWLAVTVPAVMLVLALWRLVLIPRQVRAIGYAERDDDLLIRTGIFFQRTMAVPYGRMQYVDIGVGPVERGLGLCTLKLHTAAPGTNAQIPGLPAAEGARLREQLAARGEARLAGL; translated from the coding sequence ATGCATACCGAGGCGATTGATCCGCCGGGCATCGTCTGGCAGCGGGTGTCGCCCAAGTACGTCACCGTCCGGCTGGTCCAGTGGGCCCTGGGAAACCTCGTCACGGTGCTGATTCTCTCCTTGCCCCTTCTCTTTGTCCTCCTGGACGCGTGGGCCTGGCCACCGTTGTGGCTGGCTGTGACGGTTCCGGCGGTGATGCTGGTGCTGGCCCTCTGGCGGCTGGTGCTGATACCGCGCCAGGTCCGGGCCATTGGCTATGCCGAGCGGGACGATGACCTCCTGATCAGGACCGGCATCTTCTTCCAGCGCACCATGGCGGTCCCCTACGGCCGGATGCAGTACGTGGACATTGGCGTGGGCCCGGTGGAGCGCGGCCTGGGTTTGTGCACGCTCAAGCTGCACACCGCAGCACCGGGTACGAATGCGCAGATCCCGGGCCTGCCTGCCGCCGAAGGTGCAAGGCTCCGCGAGCAGCTGGCGGCGCGGGGCGAAGCCAGGCTGGCAGGGCTGTGA
- the folB gene encoding dihydroneopterin aldolase, which produces MDRITLTGVTAVGHHGVFDFERREGQPFVVDAVLYLDFAKAAESDDVRDTAHYGEVAQRITEWISGEPLNLIEALAVRIADSLLAEFRLQAVDITVHKPQAPIEVPFGDVAVTVHRGSPVQSVDGGTP; this is translated from the coding sequence ATGGACAGGATTACGCTGACCGGTGTGACCGCCGTCGGCCATCACGGCGTGTTTGATTTTGAACGCCGTGAGGGCCAGCCTTTTGTTGTGGACGCAGTGCTTTACCTGGATTTCGCCAAAGCGGCGGAGTCTGACGACGTCCGCGACACCGCGCATTACGGCGAGGTGGCGCAGCGTATTACCGAATGGATCTCGGGTGAGCCGCTGAACCTGATTGAAGCCCTCGCGGTGCGGATCGCGGACAGCCTGCTCGCCGAGTTCCGGCTCCAGGCCGTGGACATTACCGTGCATAAGCCGCAGGCACCCATCGAAGTCCCGTTCGGTGACGTGGCAGTCACCGTCCACCGCGGGAGTCCCGTTCAATCCGTTGATGGGGGGACGCCGTGA
- the folK gene encoding 2-amino-4-hydroxy-6-hydroxymethyldihydropteridine diphosphokinase yields the protein MNTGYAKVVLALGSNLGERNDTLSEAVADLVDPPEVRLLAVSPVVQTKAVGGPLGQPDFLNMVVTVETSLPPLELLEHCQAVENKHHRVREVRWGPRTLDVDIITYGDLRSDDPLLTLPHPRAATRAFVLYPWSLIEPAATLNGERISTLAARAADFDDLAPFDGFGDFDGMPTAGAVEER from the coding sequence GTGAATACCGGTTATGCCAAGGTGGTGCTGGCCCTGGGCAGCAACCTCGGGGAACGGAACGACACCCTTTCCGAAGCGGTTGCCGACCTTGTTGACCCGCCGGAGGTCCGCCTCCTGGCCGTTTCACCGGTGGTCCAAACCAAGGCAGTGGGAGGCCCTTTGGGCCAGCCTGACTTCCTGAACATGGTGGTTACCGTGGAAACCAGCCTTCCTCCGCTGGAACTGCTGGAACACTGCCAGGCGGTGGAGAACAAGCACCACCGTGTCCGGGAGGTGCGCTGGGGGCCGCGGACGCTCGACGTCGACATCATCACCTACGGTGACCTCCGCAGCGACGACCCCCTACTGACCCTGCCGCATCCACGCGCAGCCACGCGGGCCTTCGTGCTGTACCCGTGGTCGCTGATCGAACCTGCCGCAACCCTGAACGGTGAACGCATCAGCACGCTCGCCGCCCGGGCCGCTGACTTTGACGACCTTGCCCCGTTCGACGGCTTTGGCGACTTCGACGGCATGCCCACGGCCGGGGCGGTGGAGGAAAGATGA
- a CDS encoding TetR/AcrR family transcriptional regulator, with amino-acid sequence MTPAGSAERIMSVAYELFSRRGVRDVGVNELIERSGVAKATFYRHFPSKDSLVLAFLEQRDKLWTVDAILSEAQRRGTTAEEQLLAIFDVLGEWFLREDFEGCSFAKVLLEMGPSHPLGRASIEYLAKIRGHIQAAGEEAGLVYPEEFARSLLILMKGSILQALEGDVQANKRAQQMAGWLIEHHRP; translated from the coding sequence ATGACCCCTGCCGGTTCTGCCGAGCGGATTATGTCGGTCGCTTATGAGCTTTTCTCCAGGCGGGGTGTTCGTGACGTCGGAGTGAACGAACTGATCGAGCGGTCCGGGGTGGCCAAGGCAACCTTCTACCGCCACTTTCCTTCCAAGGACTCGCTCGTTCTGGCATTCCTCGAGCAGCGGGACAAGCTGTGGACGGTGGATGCGATCCTGTCCGAGGCCCAGCGCCGGGGCACCACTGCTGAGGAGCAGCTGCTGGCCATCTTTGACGTGTTGGGGGAATGGTTCCTGCGGGAGGACTTCGAAGGCTGTTCCTTCGCGAAGGTCCTGTTGGAGATGGGGCCTTCCCATCCCCTGGGGCGGGCCAGCATCGAGTACTTGGCAAAGATCCGCGGCCACATCCAGGCCGCGGGCGAAGAGGCGGGGCTGGTGTACCCCGAGGAGTTTGCCCGTTCACTTCTGATCCTCATGAAGGGCTCCATTCTTCAGGCACTGGAGGGTGACGTGCAGGCCAACAAACGTGCGCAGCAGATGGCCGGCTGGCTGATAGAGCACCATCGGCCATAG
- a CDS encoding Rossmann-like and DUF2520 domain-containing protein codes for MAKPGRLGVGIIGAGKVGAVLGAALRAAEHAVVGVSAVSDASRERAETLLPGVPVLDVQDIVERAELVLLAVPDDALPDLVDGLAKLGAWQPGQLVAHTSGRFGVGVLHPVRAAGAVPLALHPAMTFTGMSLDLTRLLDCTFGVTADAAMLPIAQALVVEMGAEPVAIAEADRALYHAALAHGSNHLVTLVAQASQLLAEVGVELPERMLGPLLRATLENALASGESALTGPVARGDVGTVKAHADALREFDGGGGGDVLAAYLAMARATALRAEGRGLLKAGQLEGLRQALDPRED; via the coding sequence ATGGCTAAACCCGGACGCCTCGGCGTCGGAATCATAGGCGCGGGGAAAGTGGGGGCCGTTCTTGGTGCCGCCCTGCGCGCGGCGGAACACGCCGTCGTCGGGGTTTCAGCGGTGTCCGATGCCAGCCGCGAGAGGGCCGAAACGCTGCTTCCCGGCGTCCCGGTCCTTGACGTACAGGACATCGTGGAACGTGCCGAACTGGTGCTGCTCGCCGTGCCGGACGACGCCCTGCCGGACCTGGTGGACGGGTTGGCCAAGCTGGGCGCGTGGCAGCCGGGCCAACTGGTGGCCCACACATCGGGCCGGTTTGGCGTGGGCGTCCTGCATCCGGTGCGGGCGGCCGGTGCTGTCCCGCTGGCGCTGCATCCGGCCATGACGTTCACCGGGATGAGCCTGGACCTGACGCGGCTGCTGGACTGCACGTTCGGCGTGACGGCCGACGCCGCCATGCTGCCCATCGCCCAGGCCCTGGTGGTGGAGATGGGGGCGGAACCCGTCGCCATCGCCGAGGCGGACAGGGCGCTGTACCATGCAGCCCTGGCGCACGGGTCCAACCATCTGGTAACCCTCGTGGCGCAGGCCTCGCAGCTGCTGGCTGAAGTGGGAGTCGAGCTCCCGGAACGAATGCTGGGCCCGCTGCTGCGTGCCACCTTGGAGAACGCGCTTGCCTCGGGGGAGTCCGCCCTGACCGGCCCCGTGGCGCGTGGTGATGTGGGAACAGTGAAAGCGCATGCGGACGCCTTGCGGGAGTTCGACGGCGGCGGGGGCGGCGATGTGTTGGCGGCGTACCTCGCGATGGCGCGCGCCACAGCCCTGCGCGCCGAGGGGCGCGGACTGCTGAAAGCCGGCCAGCTGGAGGGGCTGCGCCAGGCCCTGGACCCGAGGGAGGACTGA
- a CDS encoding 4-phosphopantoate--beta-alanine ligase: MPIKLVTTVAGLHAESARLLTSRQGVSQGLVPTMGALHEGHAALARTAVEQNDVVVASIFVNPLQFGDAVDLDRYPRTLDDDLALLEAEGVDLAFAPSVEEVYPDGEPLVRVTSGRLGEKWEGASRPGHFDGALTVVAKLLHYGVPAAGLAGAGSHGSGLPAYRAYFGQKDAQQLALVRRMVADLNFPVEIVGVATVRSAEGLALSSRNRFLSDEERDAALVLSRALRLLEERAAAREPLDLESAAALVESQPLVALDYFDVVDPATLEPLAENCRETPFRGEGLALIAAKVGPVRLIDNARLVS; this comes from the coding sequence ATGCCCATCAAACTCGTTACCACGGTGGCTGGGCTGCACGCCGAAAGCGCCCGGCTCCTCACGTCCAGGCAGGGGGTTTCCCAGGGCCTGGTGCCAACCATGGGCGCTCTCCATGAAGGCCATGCCGCCTTGGCCCGCACCGCCGTCGAACAGAACGACGTGGTGGTCGCCAGCATCTTCGTCAACCCGCTGCAGTTCGGCGACGCCGTGGACCTCGACCGGTACCCACGCACGCTGGACGACGACCTTGCGCTGCTGGAAGCCGAGGGCGTCGACCTTGCCTTCGCGCCGTCCGTGGAGGAGGTGTATCCAGACGGTGAGCCGCTGGTGCGCGTCACGTCCGGCCGGTTGGGGGAGAAATGGGAGGGCGCTTCGCGTCCGGGGCACTTCGATGGTGCGCTGACGGTGGTGGCCAAGCTGTTGCACTACGGAGTTCCCGCCGCGGGGTTGGCGGGGGCCGGTTCACATGGTTCCGGGCTCCCCGCTTACCGGGCATACTTCGGCCAAAAGGATGCCCAGCAGCTGGCGCTGGTCCGGCGCATGGTGGCGGACCTGAACTTTCCGGTGGAGATCGTGGGGGTTGCCACGGTCCGCTCGGCAGAGGGGCTGGCGCTGTCCAGCCGCAACCGTTTCCTCTCGGACGAAGAGCGGGACGCGGCGCTTGTGCTGTCCCGGGCCCTTCGGCTGCTCGAGGAGCGGGCTGCCGCCCGGGAACCGCTGGACCTGGAGTCAGCCGCGGCCCTGGTGGAGTCGCAGCCGCTGGTGGCCTTGGACTACTTCGACGTGGTGGATCCCGCTACGCTCGAGCCACTCGCCGAAAACTGCCGCGAAACGCCGTTCCGCGGCGAGGGGCTGGCGCTTATCGCCGCCAAGGTGGGGCCGGTGCGGCTAATCGACAACGCACGGCTCGTTTCATGA
- a CDS encoding PH domain-containing protein, translating into MPGSQPLPAGPAAPDSTVPDAEWLRVHPASPFIRGWVALAAIGFFFGRDIFERTLQGRPVFEDGFAGRAPFLLAGGGTVLLIAVLGFILTWYFTKYQVSGGYVRVNTGFLFRQQRQARLDRVQAIDIVQPLLARIFGLAELKFEVADAGESAVRLAYLKMDDARQLRATILARAAGVTTGVEGPGEPAPEAPEYPVLSVPPSRLVGSLLLSEQSFFVMVGGVASVILSAVTENQAFYLYLIPAGLGLAATYWNLFNKGYNFTAAISPDGIRLRYGLLDTQAQTLPPGRIQALRIAQPPLWRPLGWYRMQVNVAGYGLVDNAGEGTSRTTLLPVGKLGDVMNMLALVLPDPGTQQPAAVFGAGLTGLDSDGGFVTTPRRARLLAPLGWRRNGFTATDTALLLRSGRWWRELVVVPHQRTQSMALHQGPLARRFRVADLVLHTTAGPVTPRLTQAGVDEVRVLFDEQSARARRARKRQTTEQWLRQVAPPVEPGSETSSVDAPTKEGPQHG; encoded by the coding sequence GTGCCGGGAAGTCAGCCACTGCCCGCCGGACCGGCCGCTCCGGACAGCACAGTGCCCGACGCCGAATGGTTGCGGGTGCATCCTGCGTCGCCTTTTATCCGCGGTTGGGTAGCCCTGGCCGCCATCGGCTTTTTCTTCGGCCGCGACATTTTCGAGCGTACGCTGCAGGGGCGGCCGGTGTTCGAAGACGGGTTTGCCGGCCGGGCGCCTTTCCTGCTGGCCGGCGGCGGGACCGTGCTCCTGATTGCAGTGCTGGGCTTCATCCTGACCTGGTACTTCACCAAGTACCAGGTGTCCGGCGGCTACGTCCGGGTTAACACCGGCTTCCTCTTCCGCCAGCAGCGGCAGGCGCGGCTGGACCGCGTCCAGGCCATCGACATCGTCCAGCCGCTGCTCGCCCGGATCTTTGGCCTGGCCGAACTCAAGTTCGAGGTGGCGGACGCCGGAGAATCGGCGGTGCGGCTGGCCTACCTGAAGATGGACGACGCACGGCAGCTTCGAGCCACTATCCTGGCCCGGGCCGCCGGCGTGACCACCGGCGTCGAGGGTCCCGGCGAGCCCGCGCCCGAGGCGCCGGAATACCCGGTCCTTTCGGTCCCGCCGTCGCGCCTTGTCGGCTCGCTGCTGCTCAGTGAACAAAGCTTTTTCGTTATGGTGGGCGGCGTCGCGTCCGTGATTCTTTCCGCCGTCACGGAGAACCAGGCCTTCTACCTTTATCTGATTCCCGCTGGGCTGGGCCTTGCCGCCACTTACTGGAACCTCTTCAACAAGGGGTACAACTTCACTGCCGCCATCTCGCCCGATGGCATCCGGCTGCGCTACGGACTGCTGGATACCCAGGCGCAGACGCTGCCGCCCGGCAGGATCCAGGCCCTTAGGATTGCCCAGCCGCCGCTGTGGCGGCCCTTGGGCTGGTACCGGATGCAGGTCAACGTGGCCGGCTACGGCCTGGTGGACAACGCGGGCGAGGGTACGTCGCGGACCACGCTCCTGCCTGTAGGCAAGCTTGGTGATGTCATGAATATGCTCGCCCTGGTGCTGCCGGATCCCGGCACCCAGCAGCCTGCCGCTGTTTTCGGTGCCGGGCTCACCGGGCTGGATTCCGACGGCGGCTTCGTCACCACTCCGCGCCGGGCCCGGTTGCTTGCCCCGTTGGGATGGCGCCGGAACGGGTTCACCGCGACGGACACTGCCCTGCTCCTCCGTTCCGGCCGCTGGTGGCGGGAACTGGTGGTGGTTCCGCACCAGCGCACCCAGTCCATGGCGCTGCACCAGGGGCCATTGGCCCGGCGGTTCCGGGTTGCCGACCTGGTGCTGCACACCACCGCAGGCCCTGTCACACCGCGCCTGACCCAGGCCGGCGTGGATGAGGTGCGGGTGCTGTTCGACGAACAGTCCGCACGCGCCCGGCGGGCCAGGAAGCGCCAAACGACGGAACAGTGGCTTCGCCAGGTGGCTCCGCCGGTCGAGCCGGGGAGTGAAACCAGTTCCGTTGATGCCCCAACAAAGGAAGGCCCGCAGCATGGCTAA
- the folE gene encoding GTP cyclohydrolase I FolE, producing MTHFDDDDVPASAGYPAEDGSSHSKHQKVDRPRIEAAVREILFAIGEDPDRGGLVDTPKRVAKAYAEVFAGLHHDPADVLSTTFDLDHEELVLVKDIPFYSTCEHHLVPFHGTAHVGYIPSHDGKITGLSKLARLVDIYARRPQVQERLTTEIVEALVLHLKPRGAIVVIECEHMCMSMRGIRKPGAKTVTSAVRGQLHDPATRAEAMSLILGR from the coding sequence GTGACTCACTTCGACGATGACGACGTTCCCGCCTCCGCCGGATACCCGGCGGAGGACGGTTCCTCCCACTCCAAGCACCAGAAGGTGGACCGGCCCCGGATCGAGGCGGCCGTCCGTGAAATCCTATTTGCCATCGGGGAAGACCCGGACCGCGGCGGCCTGGTTGACACCCCCAAACGGGTGGCTAAAGCCTACGCAGAGGTTTTCGCCGGGCTGCACCACGATCCCGCGGATGTCCTGTCCACCACGTTTGACCTGGACCATGAGGAACTGGTCCTGGTCAAGGACATCCCCTTCTACTCCACGTGCGAGCACCACCTGGTGCCGTTCCACGGGACGGCCCACGTGGGCTACATTCCTTCCCATGACGGAAAAATCACCGGGCTGAGCAAGCTGGCCCGGCTCGTGGATATCTATGCCCGCCGTCCGCAGGTGCAGGAGCGGCTCACCACTGAGATCGTCGAGGCGCTGGTCCTGCACCTCAAGCCGCGTGGCGCCATCGTAGTTATCGAATGCGAACACATGTGCATGTCAATGCGAGGTATCCGCAAGCCCGGAGCGAAGACCGTCACCAGTGCGGTCCGCGGGCAGCTTCATGACCCGGCCACCCGTGCCGAAGCCATGAGCCTCATCCTCGGAAGGTAA
- a CDS encoding type 1 glutamine amidotransferase domain-containing protein — MSEHSISGKKVAFLLTDGVEQIELTSPWQAVKEAGGVPTLVAPKSGKIQGFEGTEKGDSFDVDLTIAEANASDFDALVLPGGVVNADHLRVDKDAQGFTRSFFEQHKPVASICHGPWLLIEAGVLRGRNVTSYHTLETDLKNAGANWTDQEVVVDQGLVTSRNPDDLPAFNSKLVEEISEGEHAGQTA, encoded by the coding sequence ATGTCAGAACACAGCATCTCAGGCAAGAAGGTCGCATTCCTGCTGACTGACGGCGTCGAGCAGATCGAGCTGACCAGCCCCTGGCAAGCCGTAAAGGAAGCGGGCGGTGTGCCCACCCTCGTAGCCCCCAAGAGCGGGAAGATCCAGGGGTTCGAAGGCACGGAAAAGGGTGACTCCTTTGACGTGGACCTCACCATCGCGGAGGCCAACGCCTCCGACTTTGACGCGCTGGTCCTTCCGGGAGGCGTCGTCAACGCCGACCACCTGCGTGTGGACAAGGACGCGCAAGGTTTCACCAGGAGCTTCTTCGAACAGCACAAGCCGGTCGCCTCGATCTGCCACGGACCGTGGCTGCTCATTGAAGCAGGGGTCCTTCGCGGCAGGAACGTCACGTCCTACCACACGCTCGAGACCGACCTCAAGAACGCCGGCGCCAACTGGACCGACCAGGAAGTGGTGGTGGACCAGGGCCTGGTGACCAGCCGGAACCCGGACGACCTTCCCGCGTTTAACAGCAAGCTGGTGGAGGAAATCTCCGAAGGTGAGCACGCGGGCCAAACGGCCTAG